One Thermogemmatispora onikobensis genomic window carries:
- a CDS encoding cytochrome ubiquinol oxidase subunit I: protein MDLSTILSRVQFAFTVGYHYIFPQITMGLAFLIVLLKTFYLIKKDERYNISARFWAKIFATSFVLGVVTGIPMEFQFGTNWARFSAYAGDIIAQTLAMEGAFAFFLESAFLGVFLFGEKVFGQKVHWFAAVMVWLGTWASGAFIVASNAWMQHPVGYTIVGNRLHISNYWEVLFNPWIFPQYLHTMSGAVITGAFIMAGLGAYYLLSKSHVDYGRIFVTLGVIVGLIASVIQLYPSGDLEGQQVAKYQPAKLAAFEGLFHTEQGAGIVILGQPNTASGQLDNPLIVPKVLSFLTYRRWEAVVKGLDAFPANQRPDSIELLYYSYHIMVGLGTFFIPIMGVACLLWLWKRRLFTTRWMLWILMLAMPFPVIANTAGWFTTELGRQPWIIYGLLPTAQGSSANLSAGNVLFTLIGFAGMYLLLGLLYVVLSVTEALKGPESGEGEEAEGAEEGGLSGLATGTVAEG from the coding sequence ATGGACCTGTCGACCATCTTATCACGAGTACAATTCGCCTTTACTGTAGGCTATCACTATATCTTTCCCCAGATTACAATGGGGTTAGCCTTCTTGATTGTGCTCTTAAAGACGTTCTACCTGATCAAGAAGGATGAGCGCTACAATATCAGCGCTCGCTTTTGGGCCAAGATCTTCGCCACCAGCTTTGTGCTGGGCGTTGTCACCGGCATCCCGATGGAGTTCCAGTTTGGCACCAACTGGGCACGCTTTTCGGCCTACGCTGGAGACATCATCGCCCAGACCCTGGCGATGGAAGGAGCCTTTGCCTTCTTCCTGGAGTCGGCCTTTCTCGGCGTCTTTCTCTTCGGCGAGAAGGTCTTTGGGCAGAAAGTGCACTGGTTTGCCGCCGTCATGGTCTGGTTAGGCACCTGGGCCTCTGGCGCCTTCATTGTGGCCTCCAATGCCTGGATGCAGCACCCCGTAGGCTATACCATCGTCGGCAACCGCCTGCACATCTCCAACTACTGGGAAGTCTTGTTCAATCCGTGGATCTTTCCCCAGTATCTGCACACCATGAGCGGAGCGGTGATCACGGGGGCCTTCATCATGGCCGGCCTCGGGGCCTACTATCTCCTGTCCAAGAGCCACGTTGACTACGGGCGCATCTTTGTGACCCTGGGCGTCATCGTTGGCCTGATCGCCAGCGTTATCCAGCTCTACCCCAGTGGCGACCTGGAGGGCCAGCAGGTAGCCAAATATCAACCGGCCAAGCTGGCGGCCTTCGAAGGTCTCTTTCATACTGAGCAGGGGGCTGGCATTGTCATTCTCGGCCAGCCCAATACAGCGAGCGGCCAGCTTGACAATCCGCTGATTGTGCCCAAGGTGCTCAGCTTTCTGACCTATCGCCGTTGGGAGGCGGTGGTCAAGGGGCTGGATGCGTTTCCCGCGAATCAGCGGCCCGATTCGATCGAGCTACTCTACTACAGCTATCACATCATGGTTGGCCTGGGCACCTTCTTTATCCCGATCATGGGGGTCGCCTGCCTGCTCTGGCTCTGGAAACGGCGTCTCTTCACGACGCGCTGGATGCTGTGGATCTTAATGCTGGCGATGCCGTTCCCGGTGATTGCCAATACTGCCGGATGGTTTACCACCGAGCTGGGCCGCCAGCCGTGGATCATCTACGGCCTCTTACCCACAGCGCAAGGCTCCTCGGCCAACCTTTCAGCGGGCAACGTCCTCTTCACCCTGATCGGTTTTGCCGGTATGTACCTGTTGCTCGGTCTGCTCTATGTTGTCCTCTCGGTCACAGAGGCCCTCAAGGGGCCTGAGAGCGGCGAGGGAGAAGAAGCCGAGGGTGCAGAAGAGGGAGGTCTATCCGGCCTGGCCACCGGTACGGTGGCAGAAGGTTGA